In Chryseobacterium oryzae, the genomic stretch TTGCTTTGGCTTCTACCATAGACAAGGAAGGAAATCCTAATCTGTCTCCGTTCAGTTTTTTTAATATGTTTAGTACGGTTCCTCCGGTTTTAATTTTTTCACCTTCCAGAAGAGTTCGAGATAATACGACAAAACATACTTTAGAAAATGTGCTGGAAACTTCGGAAGTAGTTATTGGGACGGTAAATTTTCCTATTGTTCAGCAGATTTCATTGGCGTCTACAGAGTATGGTGATGGTGTTAATGAGTTTATTAAATCTGGACTTACCATGAAAGATGCAGATTTGGTGAAGCCCAAACTAATTGAAGAATCTCCAGTAAATTTTGAATGTAAGGTTTTAGAAGTTAAATCTTTGGGAAATTCAGGCGGAGCCGGCAATTTGGTGATTTGCGAAGTTGTTAAAATCCATATTAGAGAAGAATATTTGGATGAAAATGGTAATCTCAGTCAGGCAAAATTAGATATGGTTGCAAGATTGGGAGGAAACTGGTATTCAAAAAACAATAAAGCTAATCTTTTTGAAGTTCCCAAACCTTTGGTTACAAAAGGAATAGGATTCGATTTGCTTCCTAATTCTGTAAAATACAGTAAGGTTTTTACAGGAAATGATTTGGGAATGTTAGCAAATGTGGAAGAACTTCCATTTGGAGAATTTCATGAAGATGAAAATATACACCGTTCCGCTCAAGAGCTTCTTATTCAAAATAATGTTGAAGAAGCCTGGAAAATTTTAATGAAATAATCTTTTATACAGGAAATAATACAATAAATGGCTTGAGAGAATCAAGCCATTTTTATTTCGTCATAATTTCTGAAGCCGTTCAGGAAATCTTTAACATTCATTCTTTTTTTACCTTCAAGCTGTAATTCTAAAGGATAAAAAATGCCGTCGTTTGTGTAAATTTTGAATTCATTCTTAGAAATTTCAAGGCTTCCTGCATTTTTACTATGATTTAAAATTTCATATTTTCCTCCGAAAATTTTCAAGCCTTTTTCTTCTTCTTCAGCAATATGTATGGTTGTAAAAGCGGCAGGGTAGGGAGACATTCCCAAAATAAACTGGTGAATTTCCTTGGAATTTTTTTTCCAGTCTATTTTTGTATCATCCTTAAAAATTTTAAAGGCATTTTTAGGAAATTCTACTTGGGGTTGAGGTTTTTCTTCAATAGAATTTTCTGCCAATCCGTCTAATGTTTTTACTACAAGATCGGCTCCCACAGACATCAGTCTGTCGTGCAGACTTCCGGCATTTTCATCAGGTGAAATCTCCAGCTCTTCCTGAAGTAGAATATTACCTTCATCTATTTTTTCATTAATGAAAAATGTTGTAACACCTGTTTTTTTCTCGCCATTAATAACGGCATAATTAATAGGAGCAGCACCTCTGTAATCGGGAAGTAAAGAGGCATGAAGATTAAAAGTTCCCATTTTAGGCATTTCAAACAAAACTTTTGGCATCATTCGGAATGCTACAACCACAAATACATCTGCATTTAAGTTACGAAGCTCATCAAGAAATTCAGGATTTCGAAGTTTTTCTGGCTGAAAAACCGGAATATCATTTTCTACGGCAAAAATTTTCACGGGAGACTGATTGATTTTCTGCCCTCTTCCGCTTGCTTTATCTGCTACGGTTACTACACCCACCACTTTATGATGAGATTGATGAATGGCTTTTAATGAATTTTTTGCAAACTCTGGAGTTCCTAAAAATACAACTTTCAGTGATTTCATGCTGCAAAGATAAAAATCTTGATTTACAGTGGGAAATTCTATGATGCGAATTTCTGCGAATCGTTGATAAATAAATTAAGTTAAAGAATAAGTTCTGAAATTCAGCATTTTTACTTTTCCAGAATCTAAAAGATAAATAAGGTGTTCTAATATTTTTTCTTTTGCCTGAAATTGAAGCTGAACAGAAATTTCTTCAATAGTAGATGCTTTTTTACTTAAAACTTTTACAATATCGTCAGAAATATCTTTACCGAATAGTGTTCGTTTATTTTTCTCACAAACAGTACATTGTCCGCAGTTTTTTGTATTTTTTTCTCCAAAATAAGATAAAATAAGCTTCATTTTGCAATATTGGCTGTCTTCTACAAAAAATTTCATCTCTTCCCATTTTTGTATCTTATTTTTTTGGATGTGTTCAAAAAGTTTCCAATAAATTCCGCTATTGGCTCTTTCGTCCCTCGGTTTTAGAAATTTTACGCTCGCCAATGCACCATCAATATATTCAAGATAGTTTTTATGCTGCATTTCCTTTAATCTTTCTTTAAGTAAAGGAATACTTACTCCAATTTTATTGCTCACATTCTGCTCGCTGAACATCACTTTATGGGTAGTTATGCCAGAAATGGAGCGTAAAAGTAATTCAATAAAATAAGCATCTTTTGCAGGGAGCTGATCTATTTCATCTGCATTCATCAGAAGTTCTACAGAGGAAAGACTTTTGTTGTTATTGTAAAAAATAATTTCCTGTGTATGAAGAAAATTCAAAACATTTTTAATTTTTGCTGTAGAAAGTTTTGTGAAATTCTGTATTCCTGAAGTGTTGAGCTGAAATACCTTTTCCGGAAGTTCAAATTCAGCAACTTGAAATTTAGAATATAAATAGCTTATAATTTTTAAAAATTCTGCTTTGTTGGGAATCTGATTTTTTAAAATCTGATCGAAATTGCTTATTTCCTGCTTATTCCAAAGCATAAAAGCAAAACTTTTTTTTCCGTCTCTTCCTGCTCTTCCAATTTCCTGATAGTAGTTCTCTATAGATTGTGAGGGCGAAAAATGAATGACAAAGCGGACATTATCTTTATCAATCCCCATTCCGAATGCATTGGTGGAAATTAAAATATTTTTATCGCTATTGTTCCAGAAGTTTTGTTTTTCGTGTTTTTCTTTTGTTGTAAGACCGGCATGATAGAAATCTACATTCTGCATCTTATTACGATGAAGGTATTCTGTAAGCAATTCTGCTTCTTTTCTCGTTCTCACGTATATAATTCCGGATTCTTTGGCATACTGCAGAATATGGAAAACTTTGAGGTATTTGTCTGATATTTCTTCAGAGAAAATTTTAATGTTATCTCTTCTAAAGCTTTTCTGGAAAACAATTGGTTTTTGGAGATCCAGTTTATTTTTTATCTCTTCCAAAACTTTTGCCGTTGCCGTTGCCGTTAAGGCTAAACAAGGAATTTCAGGATTGTTTTTTCTGAAATCTTTGATGTTTTGATAGCTTGGTCTGAAATCTTGCCCCCATTCTGAAATACAATGTGCTTCATCTACTGCAATAAATGAAAGTTCTATTTCAGCAATATTTTGTAAAAACTGTTTATTGGTAATTCTTTCCGGAGAAATGTACAGTAGTTTAGTTAGTCCGTCTTTGCATCGGTTATAGATTACTTCAGCATCAAATTCATCTAATTCTGAGCTAAGATATTCAGCTTCAATTCCTCTAAATTTTAACTGGTTTACCTGATCTTTCATTAATGCAAGTAAGGGCGAGATAACTAGGCAGGTTCCCTGCTGTAAAAGTGCAGGTAACTGATAGCAGAGAGATTTTCCCGCTCCGGTTGGCAATAAGACTAAAGTGTCTTTTCTCTGAATGATTGAATCTATAATTTGTTCCTGACTTTCACGAAAATAATCGTAACCCCAAAAGTGTTTTAGGGTTTTATTTTTTAGTTCATTAAAATCCTGAGAAGAAATCATAAGGTAAATGTAAGAAAAGTATTTAAACAAAAAAAGCCACGCATTACGTGACTTTTATATGAATAAAATAATTTTAAAATTATTTAGCTTCGAAATAAACCCTTCTATTTGCTCTGTTTTTCCATTCAGGGCATTTAGTTGCTGGATCACATTCTGGGTATTTCAGGTCTTTTTTACCTCTACCTACAGCATTTAATTTGGATGCGTTTACTCCGTTGCTGATTAAGTAATTTTTAACACTGTTCGCTCTTCTTTCAGAAAGTTTCTGGTTGTACTCTTCAGATGCTCTTGTATCTGTTGCACCGATAACTGTATAAGAACCGTTAGATGAATTAATGTAATTTACAGCATTATTAAGAATAGGAGTATTGTTTGGTAAAATTCGGTCAGAATTCAAATCAAATTCAATTCCTTCAAGATTCATTTCATTAACAACAACTGGTCCTGTAGCTGGCGGTGCAGTAGTAGTAAGTGGACATCCTTGGTTTTCTACCGGTCCTGGAACTGTTACACATTTGTCGTAAAGGTCTATTACACCATCTAAATCTGTATCCAGAGCAACCCCTGCACCATCTACTCTTGCACCAGCAGGAGTATCAAGCTGTCTGTCCCAATCATCGCAAACTCCGTCGTTATCAGCATCTCCTTTTTTACAAACTTCGATATCCTGATTTTTATTAGCTAACACATCAATTTTGTAATATAATTCTTGAAGAGGATCATGCCACATTAAATGAGATTCGTGTTTTCCCAATTTTAAAGACATACCAACTGTTGCATTGATAAAATTATCAGAAGTTTGTTCTTCACGCTGATTAATTGCGCTATACTGTGCACCTCCACCATCAAATTCATCATCACCCGTATAAACATACATTACTCTAGTTTCCAGATCAATTCTTCTGTTAACTTTAAATTTAAGACCTGCACCCGCCTGAGCAAACATAGAACCAAATTTAAAAGGTTTTACTTCAGTCATCAGTCTTTGTCCGTTAGCATCTTTCTGATAAGCTCTGTAAGCCAATGTTCCTACACCTGCATAACCGTGAATCGCCCATCTGTTAGTCGACTTATTATCAACCCTTCTTAAAAGATTTGAAAAGTTAATATCTCCCAATAAAGATATTGCATCATATTGTGTTCTTGCTCCAACTAAGCTTAAATCTGCAGGAGCAGCATCTTTTGTATTAAACCAACCTTGTCTTGTTTCTCCTCTGTCATATTGTAAATTGATGCCGAAAGCATGAGTAATTGCCTTATCAATACTTACAAAAGCAGAATATCCGAATAAATTCTTTCCGTTACCATTTTTAATAGACGTTAAATCTGCAGATTGCATCAATGGTACTCCCACACCAGCAGAGATCGACCAATCGTTGAATCTTTTAGATTTTTGCGTAAATGGTGAAACATTTGCAGAACCTGAAGAAAATGTATTAGGATATTGATCGGAAGATGTTGTATCTTTTAAGTCTTGTGCAAAGCCTACTGTAGGAACAGCTAATGCTAATGCAACTATTGCTAAACTTAATTTCATAGTGTATTTATTTAGTTATATTAATTGGTTTTAGGTGGATGTATTATTTAATAGGACATCCATTATTTTCTGGAGAACCAGGAACTGTTACACATTTGTCGTAAAGATCTATAACTCCGTCAAGATCCATATCAAGAGCAACCCCTGCACCATCTACTCTTGCTCCTGCAGGAGTATCGAGCTGTCTGTCCCAATCATCACAAACTCCATCATTATCTTTATCGCCTGATTCGCAAACAACAAACTCTTGTGTTGTATTTTCTAAAACGTTTGTTTTGTAATAAGCTTCCTGTAAAGGATCATGCCAAGCAAGGTGAGAAGCATGCTTGCCTAATTTAAAAGATACTCCTAAATTTACTGTTAACATGTTATCGGATCTTTTATCGTTAATCATGTTATATTTAGAATTGGAACTTTTTGGATCGTAATCATGAGGACCGGCATATCCGCCGCCATCAAATTCATCATCACCGCTTATAATATACATTGCTCTAGCTTCTATATCTATAAGTTTAGAAACTTTATATTTTAAACCTGCTCCCAGTTGATAATAAAGTGAATTAATATCTAAATTTTGATTTATAAATAGCGGAACCCTTTTAGGATTGCTACTCCATCTGAATTCATCATTATCATGTAACGAAGTATTAAAATTTTGAAATCCAAATCCTCCATAAGCATGAACTGCCCATCTGTAAGGAGAGTGATTGTCTACTCTTCTTAATAGGTTTGAAAGATTGATGTCTCCTATTAGCGCAATTTGGTTATATTTGGTTTTGGCAACACCTACACCTGCCAATTGCCCACGAAGACCATCCTGCATTCCTTTTTGGTTGGTTTCTCCTCTTTGATATACTATGCTAACTCCGAAAGTATGAGATATTTGTTTATCAATACTTACATAAGTGTTATATCCCCAGTTGATCTTTTTATCATAAAAGGATGTAAGATCCGCATTGGTCATAAAGGCACCTCCACCACCTATAGAAATAGCCCAATCATTAAATTTTCTTGCCTTATTATCAAATCTTTTAATATCTGCTGATCCTGAAGAAAAGGTATTAGGGAACTCATTAGTAGAATTTACGGCAATACTGTCCTGCGCATATGTTGCAATAGGCAAAATGGCCAATAATAATAAACCTAATTTCATACAATATGTTTTATTTGTTGTTTTTAAATAATATCTTTTAATAGAATTTTAGAAAATTCTCGTTCATTAAGATGTTTGGAATGAGGGATTGTTAATCTTTCTGATGAGAATTTCAATTCATTAAACTTCACTATATCAATGTCAATAATCCTGTCAGTGTAAACTTTTGAAATTGTTGAGTCATTTATTCTACCCATGGTAACTTCAATTCTTTTCACATAATCAAGCAGTTGAACAGGTGATAAGTGAGTCTGTATTATCGTTGCAATATTACAAAAAATATTAGAACTGGCAAACTCTACGGGCTCTGATAATAGATATTCACTTTTTCTTAAAATAGTACATTTCTGTTCTAATGCTTCAAGGGCTTTATCTATATTATATTTTGTATCCCCAATATTACTTCCGAGTAACAAAACCACTGTATGTTGCGACATATTGAAAAATGATTGTTTATGAAGGGTTTCTTTAAAAATGTATTAGCAAATATAGTGGCTATTGTCATACTATGCTTCGTATTTTTCTTCTTTTTTATCATAATGATTGCTTTCGGATCTATGAGTAGCAGCGAATCTGTAAGCGTGAAGAAAAATTCTGTATTAACCATTAATCTTAAAACGGATATTATAGATAGTCCTACCGAAGAAAAACAGGATATCTTCAATATTAAAAATAAAAACATGAACGTTCTTATTTACGATGCAATAGAGGCTATTCATAAGGCAAAATCTGATGATAATATTAAAGGAATTAGTATTGAGGTAGATCATCTGAATGCAGGAATTACCCATATTGATGACTTACGTTCAGCCATAGAGGATTTTAAAAAGAGTGGGAAGTTTGTATATGCTTATGGGAACGGAGTTTCTCAGACGTCGTATTATTTGGGTTCCGTTGCCGATCAATATTATTTGAATCCTTCGGGAGGTATAGAGCTTAAAGGTCTTGCTACCGAAGTTACTTTCTTTAAAGATTTTGCTGAAAAATACGGAATCGGAATCGAAGTTATCCGTCATGGGAAATATAAAGCAGCGGTAGAGCCATTCTTGAGAAATGAAATTTCTCCCGAAAATAAAGAGCAGTTAAGCACTTTACTTAATGATATTTGGGCTAATACTTCATCGAAAATTGCGGCTTCAAGAAAAATGAGCTCGGAGGATTTTAAAACAGCAGTAGATAGTTTGTATGGTATGATCCCAGATTTAACCTTAAAATATAAACTGGCAGATAAGCTTATTCAGAAGACTGAATATGATGATATTATCAGAAAAAAACTTAACCTTTCAGAAAAAGATAAGCTCAATAAAATATCTTTACACAAATATGTGGATTCTTTTAAAGATAAAGATTCTGATAGTGAAAAAATTGCAGTTTTATATGCTTCAGGTTCTATAAACAATGGAGATGAGTATAACGAGATTTATTCCGAGAAATATGTTAAGTATATTAAAGAACTTCAGGATGATAAAAATATTAAAGCTGTTGTACTGAGAATTAATTCTCCAGGTGGAAGTGCCAATGCATCAGACGAAATATTATTTGAACTTCAGCAGCTGAAGAAAAAGAAACCTCTCATTGTTTCTTTTGGAGATTATGCGGCTTCCGGCGGTTATTATATAGCGATGGCAGCAGATAAAATTTATTCTGAACCTAATACTCTTACTGGTTCTATCGGTGTTTTCGGAATCCTTCCATACTTTAAAGATATTGCCAATAAAAACGGTATTCGCTCAGATATTGTTGCTACAAATGCCAATTCTGCATTTTATTCTTCACTTCACGGTCTTACTCCTTATGGTGTAAACATGATGACTAAAAGTGTGGAAGGTACATATAAAAGATTTGTATATTTTGTTACTCAAAACAGGAAAAAAACTTTTGAACAGATAGATAATGTCGGCGGAGGTAGAGTATGGAGCGGAACAAGTGCTAAGAATATTGGTCTGGTAGATGAATTGGGAACTTTGCAGGATGCTGTAAAATTTGCTGCTCAAAAAGCTAATTTAAAGTCTTATAGTGTAGATTCTTATCCAAAGGCATTGAATACTTTCGAAAAGTTTTTTGGAAATATGGATGAAGATGAAATTTCTGCAAGAGTGATTAAGAATAAAATAGGTAAAGTGAATTATGAAATTCTGGAACAGCTTACCGATGAAAAACTGAAATCTGAAGTAAAAATGGAAATGCCTTACAAAGTAAGTATTAAATAAAATAAAACCCGGTTTGAAATTTTCAAACCGGGTTTTTTATAAGTGATTGAAACTAATCTATTTCTTTGTCACCATTCTGTAAATTGCTAAAAGCAAAACAGAACCTCCAATTGCAATAAGGAAGCTAGAAAAATTAAATCCTGTTACATCCACTCCAAATATAAGAGATCCTAGCCATCCTCCAATCATTGCACCTAAAATACCAATGATGATGGTTACAAGCCATCCTCCCGGATCTTTACCTGGGTGTAAAGCTTTTGCAATTGCTCCTGCGATAAGTCCGAAAATTATCCATGTTAAAATTCCCATAGTTTAAAATTTAATGTTAATAAGTTGGTTTATTCTATTCTAAGAAGATTATCTCTTCTTGAAGAACGAATCTACAAACTCTGTACCATTAAAAAGTTGAAGGTCCTGCATTTTTTCTCCAACTCCAATATATTTTACAGGAACTTGAAACTGATCGGAAATTCCAATTACAACACCGCCTTTCGCTGTTCCGTCTAGTTTGGTAACGGCCAAAGCATTTACTTCGGTGGCTGCAGTAAATTGTTTCGCTTGTTCAAAGGCGTTTTGACCAGTTGAGCCATCCAAAACCAAAAGAATTTCGTGTGGAGCATCCGGAATTACTTTCTGCATTACTCTTTTAATCTTAGAAAGTTCATTCATTAAATTAATTTTGTTATGAAGTCTTCCTGCCGTATCAATAATAACAACATCAGCATTTTGTGCTACCGCACTTTGAACGGTGTCAAAAGCAACTGAAGCAGGATCCGAACCCATATCCTGTTTTACAATAGGAACGCCAACTCTTTCACTCCAAATTACAAGCTGATCTACAGCGGCGGCTCTGAAGGTATCTGCGGCTCCTAAAACTACTTTTTTACCTTCAGACTTAAACTGATGAGCCAGTTTTCCGATTGTGGTAGTTTTTCCAACACCATTTACGCCCACTACCATAATTACAAAAGGTTTTTTGGAGGTGTCTATATTGCCCGTTCCTTTATGAGGGTTTTCTAATAAAAGCCCGGAAATTTCTTCACGAAGAATTCTATCCAGTTCGTTTACGCCGACGTATTTGTCTTTTGCTACTCGTTCTTCAATTCTTTCTATGATTTTTATGGTTGTAGATGC encodes the following:
- a CDS encoding flavin reductase family protein, with product MKTIIPSEITPVQLQTVMQTAVSPRPIALASTIDKEGNPNLSPFSFFNMFSTVPPVLIFSPSRRVRDNTTKHTLENVLETSEVVIGTVNFPIVQQISLASTEYGDGVNEFIKSGLTMKDADLVKPKLIEESPVNFECKVLEVKSLGNSGGAGNLVICEVVKIHIREEYLDENGNLSQAKLDMVARLGGNWYSKNNKANLFEVPKPLVTKGIGFDLLPNSVKYSKVFTGNDLGMLANVEELPFGEFHEDENIHRSAQELLIQNNVEEAWKILMK
- the fmt gene encoding methionyl-tRNA formyltransferase — protein: MKSLKVVFLGTPEFAKNSLKAIHQSHHKVVGVVTVADKASGRGQKINQSPVKIFAVENDIPVFQPEKLRNPEFLDELRNLNADVFVVVAFRMMPKVLFEMPKMGTFNLHASLLPDYRGAAPINYAVINGEKKTGVTTFFINEKIDEGNILLQEELEISPDENAGSLHDRLMSVGADLVVKTLDGLAENSIEEKPQPQVEFPKNAFKIFKDDTKIDWKKNSKEIHQFILGMSPYPAAFTTIHIAEEEEKGLKIFGGKYEILNHSKNAGSLEISKNEFKIYTNDGIFYPLELQLEGKKRMNVKDFLNGFRNYDEIKMA
- a CDS encoding RecQ family ATP-dependent DNA helicase; this translates as MISSQDFNELKNKTLKHFWGYDYFRESQEQIIDSIIQRKDTLVLLPTGAGKSLCYQLPALLQQGTCLVISPLLALMKDQVNQLKFRGIEAEYLSSELDEFDAEVIYNRCKDGLTKLLYISPERITNKQFLQNIAEIELSFIAVDEAHCISEWGQDFRPSYQNIKDFRKNNPEIPCLALTATATAKVLEEIKNKLDLQKPIVFQKSFRRDNIKIFSEEISDKYLKVFHILQYAKESGIIYVRTRKEAELLTEYLHRNKMQNVDFYHAGLTTKEKHEKQNFWNNSDKNILISTNAFGMGIDKDNVRFVIHFSPSQSIENYYQEIGRAGRDGKKSFAFMLWNKQEISNFDQILKNQIPNKAEFLKIISYLYSKFQVAEFELPEKVFQLNTSGIQNFTKLSTAKIKNVLNFLHTQEIIFYNNNKSLSSVELLMNADEIDQLPAKDAYFIELLLRSISGITTHKVMFSEQNVSNKIGVSIPLLKERLKEMQHKNYLEYIDGALASVKFLKPRDERANSGIYWKLFEHIQKNKIQKWEEMKFFVEDSQYCKMKLILSYFGEKNTKNCGQCTVCEKNKRTLFGKDISDDIVKVLSKKASTIEEISVQLQFQAKEKILEHLIYLLDSGKVKMLNFRTYSLT
- a CDS encoding OmpA family protein; the protein is MKLSLAIVALALAVPTVGFAQDLKDTTSSDQYPNTFSSGSANVSPFTQKSKRFNDWSISAGVGVPLMQSADLTSIKNGNGKNLFGYSAFVSIDKAITHAFGINLQYDRGETRQGWFNTKDAAPADLSLVGARTQYDAISLLGDINFSNLLRRVDNKSTNRWAIHGYAGVGTLAYRAYQKDANGQRLMTEVKPFKFGSMFAQAGAGLKFKVNRRIDLETRVMYVYTGDDEFDGGGAQYSAINQREEQTSDNFINATVGMSLKLGKHESHLMWHDPLQELYYKIDVLANKNQDIEVCKKGDADNDGVCDDWDRQLDTPAGARVDGAGVALDTDLDGVIDLYDKCVTVPGPVENQGCPLTTTAPPATGPVVVNEMNLEGIEFDLNSDRILPNNTPILNNAVNYINSSNGSYTVIGATDTRASEEYNQKLSERRANSVKNYLISNGVNASKLNAVGRGKKDLKYPECDPATKCPEWKNRANRRVYFEAK
- a CDS encoding OmpA family protein yields the protein MKLGLLLLAILPIATYAQDSIAVNSTNEFPNTFSSGSADIKRFDNKARKFNDWAISIGGGGAFMTNADLTSFYDKKINWGYNTYVSIDKQISHTFGVSIVYQRGETNQKGMQDGLRGQLAGVGVAKTKYNQIALIGDINLSNLLRRVDNHSPYRWAVHAYGGFGFQNFNTSLHDNDEFRWSSNPKRVPLFINQNLDINSLYYQLGAGLKYKVSKLIDIEARAMYIISGDDEFDGGGYAGPHDYDPKSSNSKYNMINDKRSDNMLTVNLGVSFKLGKHASHLAWHDPLQEAYYKTNVLENTTQEFVVCESGDKDNDGVCDDWDRQLDTPAGARVDGAGVALDMDLDGVIDLYDKCVTVPGSPENNGCPIK
- the folK gene encoding 2-amino-4-hydroxy-6-hydroxymethyldihydropteridine diphosphokinase; this encodes MSQHTVVLLLGSNIGDTKYNIDKALEALEQKCTILRKSEYLLSEPVEFASSNIFCNIATIIQTHLSPVQLLDYVKRIEVTMGRINDSTISKVYTDRIIDIDIVKFNELKFSSERLTIPHSKHLNEREFSKILLKDII
- the sppA gene encoding signal peptide peptidase SppA — its product is MKGFFKNVLANIVAIVILCFVFFFFFIIMIAFGSMSSSESVSVKKNSVLTINLKTDIIDSPTEEKQDIFNIKNKNMNVLIYDAIEAIHKAKSDDNIKGISIEVDHLNAGITHIDDLRSAIEDFKKSGKFVYAYGNGVSQTSYYLGSVADQYYLNPSGGIELKGLATEVTFFKDFAEKYGIGIEVIRHGKYKAAVEPFLRNEISPENKEQLSTLLNDIWANTSSKIAASRKMSSEDFKTAVDSLYGMIPDLTLKYKLADKLIQKTEYDDIIRKKLNLSEKDKLNKISLHKYVDSFKDKDSDSEKIAVLYASGSINNGDEYNEIYSEKYVKYIKELQDDKNIKAVVLRINSPGGSANASDEILFELQQLKKKKPLIVSFGDYAASGGYYIAMAADKIYSEPNTLTGSIGVFGILPYFKDIANKNGIRSDIVATNANSAFYSSLHGLTPYGVNMMTKSVEGTYKRFVYFVTQNRKKTFEQIDNVGGGRVWSGTSAKNIGLVDELGTLQDAVKFAAQKANLKSYSVDSYPKALNTFEKFFGNMDEDEISARVIKNKIGKVNYEILEQLTDEKLKSEVKMEMPYKVSIK
- a CDS encoding GlsB/YeaQ/YmgE family stress response membrane protein, producing the protein MGILTWIIFGLIAGAIAKALHPGKDPGGWLVTIIIGILGAMIGGWLGSLIFGVDVTGFNFSSFLIAIGGSVLLLAIYRMVTKK
- the ftsY gene encoding signal recognition particle-docking protein FtsY, whose amino-acid sequence is MSWFKNIFKKEEKETLDKGLEKSNQGFFEKMTKAVVGKSKVDDEVLDDLEEILIASDVGASTTIKIIERIEERVAKDKYVGVNELDRILREEISGLLLENPHKGTGNIDTSKKPFVIMVVGVNGVGKTTTIGKLAHQFKSEGKKVVLGAADTFRAAAVDQLVIWSERVGVPIVKQDMGSDPASVAFDTVQSAVAQNADVVIIDTAGRLHNKINLMNELSKIKRVMQKVIPDAPHEILLVLDGSTGQNAFEQAKQFTAATEVNALAVTKLDGTAKGGVVIGISDQFQVPVKYIGVGEKMQDLQLFNGTEFVDSFFKKR